The proteins below are encoded in one region of Halalkalicoccus jeotgali B3:
- a CDS encoding helix-hairpin-helix domain-containing protein → MADQRTGDLRQVIYADSQTVLIRDETNATTLIPRRTFGNELGTRYRARHEATPQIDGGQYEQLRTSLAEYNDQDGRKAQHKADALREALDLLAGTTADEPKRTGDQEQTDDQEIEFEEIPGIGPRTASNLRRQGFVTVTSINTASDDVLRAIPGIGPDALAKIRAFVAEQP, encoded by the coding sequence GTGGCCGACCAGCGAACCGGCGACCTCCGTCAGGTGATCTATGCCGACTCACAGACGGTGCTCATTCGCGACGAGACGAACGCGACGACACTGATTCCCCGTAGAACCTTCGGGAATGAGTTGGGCACCCGATATCGTGCTCGGCACGAGGCCACCCCGCAGATCGATGGCGGACAGTACGAGCAACTCCGCACCAGTCTCGCCGAGTATAACGACCAAGACGGCCGAAAAGCCCAACACAAAGCCGACGCATTACGAGAAGCGCTTGACCTCCTCGCTGGCACAACGGCCGACGAGCCGAAGCGAACCGGTGACCAAGAGCAGACTGACGACCAAGAGATCGAGTTTGAGGAGATCCCCGGCATCGGTCCGCGAACAGCCAGCAACCTTCGACGGCAGGGGTTCGTGACCGTCACGAGCATCAACACCGCAAGCGACGACGTCTTGCGTGCGATCCCAGGAATCGGCCCCGACGCTCTCGCAAAGATTCGGGCGTTCGTCGCGGAGCAACCGTAG
- a CDS encoding mandelate racemase/muconate lactonizing enzyme family protein yields MRDYSKQSQIRTNERDVEITGLETCVIEGNFDWNIVEIHTDAGVIGIGESYRGGAIAELMHYIEDVLIGENPLDVERLFRLMVQELSGHGGTTGKVVTAASGIEIALWDTAGKLLGVPVYQLLGGKYRDTVRIYCDCHAGEAYSVEHGSTDYSDNDAYAPAAYAETARDVVEQGFTAIKFDLDTPIDNDPDPVNGRLSNAAIEHKVETVEAIRDTIGDGVDLAFDCHWDYSLESGKRLARKLELYDLMWLEDVLPPENMRAQCELARSTEVPLATGENRFRVHEFAELIQEFGVDILTPDTSTCGGLAETKAIANRAEEQYIPISPHNVCSPIGTMANVHLGAAVPNFDVLEYHALDVEWWDDLLVRSEPLIEDGYIEVPEAPGLGVELNKDVAEQHATGEGSMFP; encoded by the coding sequence GTGCGAGACTACTCGAAACAGAGCCAAATCCGAACAAATGAGCGAGACGTCGAGATCACCGGCCTCGAGACGTGTGTCATCGAGGGCAACTTCGATTGGAATATCGTCGAGATCCATACTGATGCCGGCGTGATCGGCATCGGTGAGTCCTATCGCGGCGGCGCGATCGCCGAACTCATGCACTACATTGAGGACGTACTGATCGGCGAGAATCCGCTAGACGTCGAGCGTCTCTTCCGACTAATGGTCCAGGAGCTATCAGGCCATGGCGGAACTACCGGCAAAGTCGTGACGGCCGCCTCCGGCATCGAAATCGCCCTCTGGGATACGGCGGGCAAACTCCTGGGCGTCCCTGTCTACCAACTGTTGGGCGGGAAGTACCGCGATACGGTCCGCATTTACTGTGACTGTCACGCTGGCGAGGCCTACTCGGTCGAGCACGGTTCGACCGACTACAGTGACAACGACGCCTACGCTCCGGCGGCCTATGCCGAAACCGCTCGGGACGTCGTTGAGCAGGGATTCACGGCGATCAAATTCGACCTCGATACGCCGATCGACAACGACCCGGATCCGGTCAACGGTCGCCTCTCGAATGCAGCGATCGAGCACAAGGTCGAGACGGTCGAGGCAATCCGGGACACGATCGGTGACGGAGTCGACCTCGCTTTCGATTGTCATTGGGATTATAGTCTCGAGAGCGGTAAACGACTCGCCCGTAAACTCGAGCTGTACGATCTCATGTGGCTCGAAGACGTTCTCCCGCCGGAGAACATGCGCGCCCAGTGCGAACTGGCACGTTCGACGGAGGTGCCGCTTGCGACCGGCGAAAACCGATTTCGGGTCCACGAGTTCGCGGAGTTGATTCAGGAGTTCGGCGTCGACATCCTCACGCCCGATACAAGCACCTGTGGTGGCCTGGCGGAAACGAAGGCAATCGCCAACCGTGCAGAAGAGCAGTACATCCCGATCTCACCCCACAACGTCTGTAGCCCGATCGGAACGATGGCGAACGTCCACCTCGGGGCGGCTGTCCCGAATTTCGATGTCCTCGAGTATCACGCACTCGACGTCGAGTGGTGGGACGATCTCTTGGTGCGCTCCGAGCCGCTCATCGAGGACGGCTATATCGAGGTACCCGAGGCGCCTGGACTTGGAGTCGAATTAAACAAGGACGTTGCCGAACAGCATGCGACCGGTGAGGGATCGATGTTTCCCTGA
- a CDS encoding DUF7342 family protein, which yields MDITDSPDDAYIGDESPPNLDELESPDVLLKGGSIRERLFDAVTGLRTPTKVSDIADRADCDTETARNYMKWFNEMGLVHCHDGRPVRYERNDAYFQWRRIDRIREDYSEREIVEALSDTIDQIEKYREQFDADDPDAVSLVEASQDMATEDAWKTLSEWKTLERRASLLDAARRDHPAFGSTPGHIDV from the coding sequence ATGGATATCACTGACAGTCCCGACGACGCGTACATCGGCGACGAATCTCCACCGAATCTCGACGAATTGGAGTCGCCTGATGTACTGCTCAAGGGAGGTTCGATCCGCGAGCGACTCTTCGACGCCGTCACCGGCCTTCGAACCCCCACGAAGGTTTCCGACATCGCTGACCGTGCTGACTGTGACACCGAAACTGCCCGCAACTACATGAAGTGGTTCAACGAGATGGGACTGGTTCACTGTCACGATGGTCGCCCTGTCCGATACGAGCGCAACGACGCGTACTTCCAGTGGCGACGCATCGACCGCATCCGCGAGGACTACTCCGAACGAGAGATCGTCGAGGCGCTTTCAGACACCATCGATCAGATAGAAAAGTACAGAGAACAATTCGACGCAGACGATCCTGACGCCGTCTCCCTCGTCGAAGCCAGTCAAGACATGGCAACCGAAGACGCGTGGAAAACACTCTCCGAGTGGAAAACGCTCGAACGAAGAGCGTCTCTCCTCGATGCGGCGCGGCGTGACCACCCAGCCTTCGGTAGCACCCCCGGTCACATCGATGTCTGA
- a CDS encoding D-2-hydroxyacid dehydrogenase has translation MSETIDVLVLRGGAHGISAEEYRDELRDRLPDHRIALARTPQQERELIQTARVVSTVDIDTDLLSRAENLELFAGVAAGYGHLPFETFEEMDVTVTTASGIHAPNIAEQVLGYLLVMTRRLREGWRREQRHEWRHYQTRELKGSTVTVVGLGSIGQAIVQRLSGFEVETIGMRYTPEKGGPTDEVIGFETDAIHNALARTDHLIVASPLTETTRGLIDADALETLPPDATLTNIGRGPIVETDALINAIQKNQIGDVALDVTDPEPLPPDHVLWQFENVMITPHNAGHSPEHWPRLADIVAHNVRALDNGGDFENVVQS, from the coding sequence ATGAGTGAGACAATAGACGTCCTCGTACTTCGAGGAGGAGCACACGGGATTTCTGCAGAGGAATATCGGGACGAACTCCGGGATCGGCTCCCTGACCACCGAATCGCACTCGCTCGGACCCCACAACAGGAACGCGAACTCATTCAAACGGCACGAGTCGTATCAACCGTCGATATCGACACCGACCTCCTCTCTAGAGCAGAGAATCTCGAGCTATTCGCAGGCGTTGCCGCTGGCTATGGCCACCTACCGTTTGAGACGTTCGAAGAGATGGATGTCACCGTTACGACCGCATCGGGTATTCACGCTCCGAACATTGCCGAACAGGTACTCGGCTATCTACTGGTAATGACGCGTCGACTCCGAGAAGGCTGGCGGCGTGAACAGCGCCACGAATGGCGCCATTATCAGACCCGTGAGCTTAAAGGTAGTACCGTTACCGTTGTCGGCCTCGGTTCGATCGGGCAGGCAATTGTCCAACGGCTCTCGGGGTTCGAGGTCGAGACGATCGGTATGCGATACACCCCCGAGAAAGGTGGGCCGACCGATGAGGTCATCGGCTTTGAGACGGACGCCATTCACAACGCGCTCGCGCGGACGGACCATCTCATTGTCGCCTCCCCACTCACCGAGACGACCCGTGGGTTGATCGATGCCGACGCACTCGAGACACTCCCGCCGGATGCAACATTGACTAACATCGGCCGGGGGCCTATCGTCGAAACGGACGCCCTGATCAACGCCATTCAGAAAAACCAGATTGGCGACGTCGCACTCGACGTGACTGACCCCGAACCCCTGCCACCGGACCATGTCCTCTGGCAGTTCGAGAACGTCATGATTACGCCGCACAATGCAGGCCACAGTCCAGAACATTGGCCGCGCCTCGCAGATATTGTTGCACACAACGTACGGGCCCTCGACAACGGGGGAGACTTCGAAAACGTGGTTCAGTCATAG
- the aglF gene encoding UTP--glucose-1-phosphate uridylyltransferase AglF, which produces MNAVVLAAGKGTRLQPLTDDKPKAMVEVDGQPLVAHCFDQLANLGAEEFVVVVGHMKEHIIEHFGDSYEGIPITYAHQREQLGLAHALLTVEDYIDDEFMLMLGDNIFQSNLEDVVRRQREDRADAAFLVEEVPWEEASRYGVCNTNNYGEIIEVVEKPDDPPTNLVMTGFYTFSPEIFHACHLVQPSNRGEYEISEAIDLLIRSGRTIDAIGLDGWRIDVGYPEDRDKAEQRLQNGTEVEAEAD; this is translated from the coding sequence ATGAATGCTGTCGTACTAGCTGCTGGAAAAGGAACACGGCTGCAGCCACTCACCGATGACAAACCGAAGGCGATGGTCGAGGTCGATGGACAACCACTTGTTGCGCACTGTTTCGATCAGCTCGCCAATCTGGGTGCTGAAGAGTTCGTCGTCGTCGTCGGGCACATGAAAGAACACATCATCGAACACTTCGGCGACAGCTACGAAGGGATCCCGATCACCTACGCCCATCAGCGCGAACAGTTGGGACTTGCCCATGCGCTGTTGACAGTAGAGGATTACATCGATGACGAGTTCATGCTAATGCTGGGGGATAATATCTTCCAGTCGAATTTGGAGGACGTTGTTCGCCGACAGCGCGAGGACCGTGCGGACGCCGCGTTTCTCGTCGAGGAAGTGCCATGGGAGGAAGCCTCCCGATACGGCGTCTGCAACACCAACAATTACGGCGAGATCATCGAGGTGGTCGAGAAGCCCGACGATCCGCCGACTAACCTGGTGATGACCGGCTTCTACACGTTTAGCCCGGAGATCTTCCACGCTTGCCATCTCGTCCAACCCTCGAATCGTGGGGAATACGAGATCAGCGAAGCTATTGACCTCCTCATCCGTTCGGGCCGGACGATCGATGCGATCGGACTCGATGGCTGGCGGATCGACGTTGGGTACCCAGAGGACCGCGACAAAGCCGAGCAACGTCTACAGAACGGGACAGAAGTCGAGGCCGAAGCAGACTAA
- a CDS encoding cold-shock protein: MANGKVDFFNDTGGYGFISTDDGDLDDDEDVFFHMEDVGGEDLTEGTEVEFDIESSPKGPRAANVVRQ, translated from the coding sequence ATGGCAAACGGTAAGGTTGATTTCTTCAACGATACGGGCGGCTACGGTTTCATTTCGACTGATGACGGCGACCTCGACGACGACGAAGACGTCTTCTTCCACATGGAAGACGTCGGCGGCGAGGACCTCACGGAAGGTACGGAAGTCGAGTTCGACATCGAGTCCTCACCGAAGGGGCCTCGCGCAGCAAACGTCGTCCGACAGTAA
- a CDS encoding alcohol dehydrogenase catalytic domain-containing protein: MRVAAFTDLTGPDGVSIIDQPTPESGHGEALVDVEACAINRHDLWILEGDSAMIDTDDLPFVSGLDVAGVVRDVGEDVAGVDPGDRVVLCPNETCGTCRYCREGPENLCENFSLYHGGLAETARVRADRLVALPDDVGMVEAAALPTAYMTAYHMLRRVEAGPGDLVFVPGATGGVGVAGVQLAAVLGAQSVGTSSSQTKLDRLESLGLDHAIVGTDPDDIRAAIADIEPVDSVLNHLGGAYTQLGLDVLRRNGRMAVCGRTASGTSEIDVPDLFLGHKRLIGSTMGTQGDLETLVDLVDDGAFTPEIDRTYPLSETDAAFTAMQDRESVGKLLITP, from the coding sequence ATGCGTGTCGCAGCCTTCACCGATCTCACCGGCCCGGACGGCGTCTCGATCATCGACCAACCGACACCCGAATCCGGGCACGGGGAGGCGCTCGTCGACGTCGAGGCGTGCGCGATCAACCGCCACGACCTCTGGATCCTCGAGGGCGACTCTGCGATGATCGATACCGACGACCTGCCGTTCGTCAGCGGCCTCGATGTTGCCGGCGTCGTCCGAGACGTCGGCGAGGACGTCGCCGGCGTCGACCCCGGGGACCGAGTCGTCCTCTGCCCGAACGAGACGTGCGGGACGTGTCGTTACTGTCGGGAAGGCCCGGAGAATCTCTGTGAGAACTTCTCGCTCTATCATGGCGGGCTCGCCGAGACCGCCCGCGTCCGGGCCGATCGCCTCGTCGCGCTCCCCGACGATGTGGGGATGGTTGAGGCGGCCGCGCTTCCGACGGCGTACATGACTGCGTACCACATGCTTCGCCGTGTCGAGGCCGGACCTGGCGATCTAGTGTTCGTCCCGGGTGCGACCGGCGGCGTCGGCGTTGCCGGCGTCCAACTCGCGGCCGTCCTCGGTGCTCAGAGCGTCGGGACGTCCTCTTCACAGACGAAGCTCGACCGCCTCGAATCGCTCGGCCTCGATCACGCGATCGTGGGCACTGACCCGGACGATATCCGAGCGGCTATCGCCGACATCGAGCCGGTCGACAGCGTGCTCAACCACCTCGGTGGCGCATATACTCAACTCGGACTGGACGTCCTGCGGCGCAACGGCCGGATGGCGGTCTGTGGGCGGACGGCCAGCGGGACGTCTGAGATCGACGTCCCGGATCTCTTTCTCGGTCACAAACGTCTCATTGGAAGCACGATGGGAACCCAAGGCGACCTAGAGACGCTCGTCGATCTCGTCGACGACGGTGCGTTCACGCCCGAAATCGATCGGACCTACCCACTCTCGGAAACCGACGCGGCGTTCACAGCGATGCAGGATCGCGAGAGCGTCGGTAAACTCCTCATCACACCCTAG
- a CDS encoding Cdc6/Cdc18 family protein, which yields MNKYDDLFDETTPDDSVFADKGALDPLTEPKETIARDEQEHELATILNGIHEGYLPPTVSIHGPPGTGKTMTTRRVTQEFATRTEELAVEYVNLKDCRTVFSAANEIHLALTDEKRGAYEGLDGVFEGIWEALTTYPEWTVLILDEIDHVQHDTNYDPNEFFYRLLRGEGKLARDVQLSCWLLSNELLTVDLRLDSRVQSVMGDRELFFPPYGHAKLEAILKPRVEQAFRDGTLSDDTFDHGITKAAYRWGDARRALRLFRQAGETANERDLEQVTTDCLDTNFDATEREATIEKLLSLPPNHFMVLIGVAQWENTRTGEIIQPVTTAQIQESDELTEIGLGNRAVRNLIMELETMGLVETWIESKGNEGRVKQVETTFDPQWVHQAVKSYINESDVRSRSAEE from the coding sequence ATGAACAAGTACGATGACCTGTTCGACGAGACGACGCCTGATGATAGTGTCTTTGCCGATAAGGGCGCACTTGATCCCTTAACTGAGCCCAAGGAGACCATTGCTCGCGATGAGCAAGAGCACGAACTCGCGACAATTCTCAACGGTATCCACGAAGGCTATCTCCCACCGACCGTTTCGATCCACGGGCCACCCGGGACGGGAAAGACCATGACCACACGACGGGTCACCCAGGAGTTCGCCACACGAACTGAGGAGCTCGCCGTCGAGTACGTAAATCTCAAGGACTGTCGAACGGTCTTCAGTGCGGCCAACGAGATTCATCTTGCACTCACTGACGAAAAACGTGGTGCCTACGAAGGGCTTGACGGGGTCTTCGAAGGAATTTGGGAGGCACTCACTACGTATCCGGAATGGACGGTCCTCATTCTCGATGAAATCGATCACGTTCAGCACGATACGAACTATGATCCCAACGAGTTCTTCTATCGGCTCCTGCGTGGAGAGGGTAAGCTCGCCCGCGATGTTCAGCTCTCATGTTGGCTGCTTAGCAACGAGTTGTTGACAGTCGACCTCCGGCTCGACAGCCGTGTACAGAGTGTCATGGGGGACAGGGAGCTGTTCTTCCCACCATACGGGCACGCAAAGCTCGAGGCTATCTTGAAGCCACGTGTCGAGCAGGCGTTTCGCGATGGGACTCTGTCCGACGATACATTCGACCATGGTATCACCAAGGCGGCGTACCGATGGGGCGACGCACGGCGGGCGCTTCGGCTCTTCCGACAGGCAGGTGAGACGGCGAATGAACGCGATCTCGAGCAGGTGACTACGGACTGCCTCGATACCAACTTCGACGCAACTGAGCGGGAGGCGACGATCGAGAAGCTGCTGTCGCTTCCCCCAAACCATTTCATGGTGCTTATTGGGGTCGCCCAATGGGAGAACACGCGTACTGGAGAAATCATTCAACCCGTCACTACCGCTCAAATCCAGGAAAGTGACGAACTTACTGAAATTGGGCTCGGAAACCGAGCGGTTCGTAACCTCATTATGGAACTCGAGACCATGGGATTAGTCGAAACGTGGATCGAGTCGAAGGGGAATGAGGGCCGCGTGAAACAGGTCGAAACCACCTTCGATCCACAGTGGGTACATCAGGCAGTAAAATCCTATATCAACGAATCGGATGTTCGGTCGCGTTCAGCCGAGGAGTAA
- a CDS encoding pyridoxal phosphate-dependent aminotransferase, translating to MADPAVSNRVAGIEPQQIRRLFDLASDHDADDIVHLELGEPDFPTPAHVIDAAAVAARDGETNYTPNAGIDSLRRAIADRLRADGVDADPDRVVVTTGGVEALYLTLLTVTDPGDEVVVPTPAWPNPLSQARLAGATPVPVPLSPADGFAFDADRIIDTITDRTGAVIVTSPSNPTGRVFDTAAMERVVDAAARHDAYVIADEVYHELTYDRRPDRLAAVTDHPERVVTIDSCSKTYSMTGWRVGWLSGPKPVTTAVTKIHESTTSCVNTPAQYAAVAALTGTDAPVREMQAAFEYRRDAIVDRLDAIPAVSAPRPEGAFYAFVDVSALSGSSMEIAQQLLFEYDVVAAPGSAFGPGGEEYLRFSFANDLDRIERGLDRFEQLVRDEGHGA from the coding sequence ATGGCCGATCCTGCCGTATCAAACCGGGTCGCCGGAATCGAACCCCAACAGATCCGTCGCCTGTTCGATCTCGCGAGCGACCACGACGCCGATGATATTGTCCACCTCGAACTCGGCGAACCCGATTTTCCTACGCCAGCCCACGTTATCGACGCGGCAGCGGTGGCCGCACGCGACGGTGAAACCAACTACACGCCCAATGCAGGGATCGACTCGCTCAGACGGGCCATCGCCGATCGGTTGCGTGCCGATGGAGTCGACGCCGATCCCGATCGGGTGGTCGTGACGACTGGTGGCGTCGAGGCGCTGTACCTGACGTTATTGACGGTGACCGACCCCGGCGATGAGGTCGTCGTACCGACGCCAGCCTGGCCGAATCCCCTTTCGCAGGCTCGGTTGGCGGGGGCGACGCCTGTCCCAGTACCACTGTCACCGGCCGATGGTTTCGCCTTCGATGCTGATCGGATCATCGATACGATCACCGACCGCACCGGCGCTGTCATCGTGACCTCGCCGTCGAACCCCACGGGTCGGGTGTTCGATACGGCCGCCATGGAGCGGGTCGTCGACGCTGCCGCACGCCATGATGCCTACGTCATCGCCGATGAGGTCTACCACGAACTTACCTACGATCGCCGCCCGGACCGCCTCGCGGCGGTGACGGATCACCCAGAGCGGGTCGTCACGATCGACTCCTGTTCGAAGACGTATTCGATGACGGGTTGGCGCGTCGGCTGGCTCAGCGGTCCCAAACCCGTGACGACGGCTGTGACCAAAATCCACGAGAGCACGACCTCCTGTGTGAACACGCCTGCCCAGTACGCCGCCGTCGCAGCGCTCACCGGGACCGATGCACCAGTCCGGGAGATGCAGGCGGCCTTCGAGTACCGCCGCGATGCGATCGTCGACCGGCTCGATGCAATTCCGGCCGTCTCGGCGCCGCGTCCTGAGGGTGCCTTCTACGCGTTCGTCGACGTAAGCGCGCTATCGGGTTCGAGCATGGAGATCGCCCAGCAGCTACTGTTCGAATACGACGTGGTCGCCGCCCCGGGAAGCGCCTTTGGGCCCGGTGGCGAGGAGTACCTCCGATTCAGTTTTGCGAACGATCTCGACCGGATCGAACGGGGACTCGACCGCTTCGAACAATTAGTTCGTGATGAGGGCCACGGTGCCTAA
- a CDS encoding 3-hydroxyacyl-CoA dehydrogenase family protein: MGTFDEVTIVGAGAMGHGFAVQFVRSGIDVTVVDHRDVNLNRARERIRNTAEFLVNRGLADPDLEADVATVDYTLDREGAVAESDLVLETVAEDLGVKQELFAALATEADEDAILASNTSGLPITDIAAEASDVADRIIGCHWWYPPYLLRPVEVIPGERTSDRTVDRIRSFLQQVDRDPILVRRDVPGFVWNRVQHAVIRECLHIVEEGIASPEDVNRAIRDGYATRTAAIGPLETVDIAGLELFRTGAVDIYPDLCDRETPNPSYEHRLADGKTGIEAGAGFFEYDRDPDEITADRDERVAAIRRALRECDE, translated from the coding sequence ATGGGAACATTTGACGAGGTGACGATCGTCGGTGCGGGCGCCATGGGACACGGCTTCGCCGTGCAGTTCGTTCGGTCCGGGATCGACGTTACCGTCGTCGATCACCGAGATGTGAACCTCAATCGGGCTCGTGAACGGATCCGGAACACCGCCGAGTTTCTCGTAAACAGGGGACTTGCAGATCCCGACCTCGAGGCCGACGTTGCGACCGTCGACTACACGCTCGATCGCGAGGGGGCCGTTGCGGAGTCTGACCTCGTACTCGAGACGGTCGCGGAGGACCTCGGCGTGAAACAGGAGCTGTTCGCCGCGCTTGCGACGGAGGCCGACGAGGACGCGATTCTCGCGTCCAACACCTCCGGGCTGCCAATAACCGACATCGCTGCGGAGGCATCCGACGTAGCCGACCGTATCATCGGCTGTCACTGGTGGTATCCACCGTACCTGCTGCGTCCGGTCGAGGTCATTCCCGGGGAACGGACGAGCGACCGGACCGTCGATCGCATCCGGAGCTTTCTGCAGCAAGTCGATCGCGATCCAATTCTGGTGAGACGTGACGTCCCCGGGTTCGTCTGGAACCGGGTCCAGCACGCCGTGATTCGGGAGTGTCTCCATATCGTCGAGGAGGGGATCGCCTCCCCTGAGGACGTCAACCGGGCGATTCGTGACGGGTACGCCACGCGGACGGCCGCCATCGGGCCGTTGGAGACGGTGGACATCGCCGGACTCGAGTTGTTCCGAACGGGTGCCGTGGACATCTATCCGGATCTGTGCGACCGTGAGACACCCAATCCGTCGTACGAGCACCGTCTCGCCGACGGAAAGACGGGTATCGAGGCCGGGGCCGGCTTCTTCGAGTACGACCGCGATCCCGACGAGATTACGGCCGACCGGGACGAGCGCGTGGCTGCCATTCGACGCGCACTCCGGGAGTGTGACGAGTAA
- a CDS encoding universal stress protein, with amino-acid sequence MGLDTLLVALGEQDASHIDAFAKAVTDVAGPAGATVVIAHVLTEETYRAALEEAGEETQSLLETRFKEGVPAHPGLEGDVPAWVTRRLPTAADRPEVIERFFDRKDLIQDLATALGETGINYEIRGAVGDPAERVVAMAADREADFVVVGGRKQSSARRALFGSVSQEILESVHCPVISIREGVHE; translated from the coding sequence ATGGGATTGGACACGCTTTTGGTGGCCCTCGGTGAGCAGGATGCATCGCACATCGATGCGTTCGCCAAGGCGGTGACCGACGTCGCTGGACCAGCGGGGGCGACGGTCGTGATCGCGCACGTCCTCACCGAGGAGACCTACCGGGCCGCTCTTGAGGAAGCGGGCGAGGAAACGCAGTCGCTCCTCGAAACTCGGTTCAAGGAGGGTGTGCCCGCCCACCCGGGACTCGAAGGCGACGTCCCTGCCTGGGTCACGCGTCGCCTCCCGACGGCGGCCGATCGGCCCGAGGTGATCGAACGGTTCTTCGACAGAAAAGACCTCATCCAAGACTTGGCAACGGCCCTCGGCGAGACCGGTATCAACTACGAGATCCGGGGCGCGGTCGGCGATCCGGCCGAGCGCGTCGTTGCCATGGCTGCGGACCGTGAGGCCGACTTCGTCGTGGTGGGTGGCCGGAAACAGTCTTCGGCTCGGCGGGCGCTGTTCGGCAGCGTCTCACAGGAGATCCTCGAGTCAGTGCATTGTCCCGTGATCTCGATCCGTGAAGGCGTCCATGAGTGA
- a CDS encoding AI-2E family transporter: MARSTHELTEQSALGVIAIASGILAVLLMLPYLQYILLAVVLAYALMPLHKGLKRIVGPTASALALITASFLTIIIPVLYIVVIAVQQASGLTETLLEEGLSVTAIQQRLDSSGYSIDSNDVREAYEANQDPINSGLDGMLGGTLEIIGGIPSIAISLTVTMFVVFGLLRDGDRLVAWFQTIVPISDEVKTELFGRLDRLMWASVIGNVIVSAIQAILLGIGFWVLEVPGAIFLTVVTFLLALLPLIGVFGTWIPVAIYLLIVGRPLAALLMVGYGILVSLSDTYIRPAVIGKSGELSSAVIVVGIFGGIAVLGPIGLFVGPVILGTAKISFDLFAREWYKSKTA; the protein is encoded by the coding sequence ATGGCTAGATCGACTCACGAACTCACCGAACAGTCTGCACTCGGGGTTATCGCCATCGCAAGCGGTATCCTCGCGGTGCTGCTCATGTTACCGTACCTCCAGTATATTCTCCTCGCCGTCGTCCTAGCCTACGCGCTCATGCCACTCCATAAGGGGTTGAAGCGCATCGTCGGCCCGACTGCATCGGCACTAGCGCTCATTACCGCATCGTTTCTTACGATTATCATTCCGGTACTCTACATCGTCGTCATCGCGGTTCAACAGGCGTCGGGACTGACAGAGACCCTTCTAGAGGAAGGGCTGAGTGTCACGGCGATTCAGCAGCGACTGGATAGCAGTGGCTATTCGATCGACTCGAATGACGTGCGTGAGGCGTACGAGGCAAATCAGGACCCGATCAACAGTGGACTGGATGGAATGCTCGGTGGCACACTCGAAATCATCGGTGGAATTCCCTCGATCGCGATCAGTCTCACCGTGACGATGTTCGTCGTCTTCGGGTTGCTTCGCGATGGCGATCGATTGGTTGCGTGGTTCCAGACGATCGTTCCGATCAGCGACGAGGTGAAAACCGAGTTGTTCGGGCGGCTTGATCGTCTGATGTGGGCATCGGTTATCGGGAACGTCATCGTCTCAGCCATTCAGGCGATATTACTCGGGATCGGATTCTGGGTACTGGAGGTACCGGGCGCCATCTTTCTAACAGTCGTCACGTTCCTGCTCGCGTTACTCCCCCTCATCGGCGTGTTCGGGACCTGGATCCCGGTTGCGATCTATCTACTCATCGTTGGCCGTCCACTGGCAGCCCTGCTGATGGTCGGCTACGGGATACTGGTGAGTCTGTCGGACACCTATATTCGGCCCGCAGTGATCGGCAAGAGCGGAGAGCTCAGCTCAGCAGTGATCGTCGTCGGTATCTTTGGCGGTATTGCAGTCCTCGGTCCGATCGGGCTGTTTGTTGGACCCGTCATCCTCGGGACCGCGAAGATCTCGTTTGACCTTTTCGCTCGTGAGTGGTACAAATCGAAGACAGCGTAA